GGGGGGCCACCTTCCTGTCCACGGCCGGGCGGGCACTGCTGGTGGCCAGCGCCATGGGAATCCCCAGGGCCCGGCAGCGCCGCACCAGGGCCTCGGCACCGGGCATGGCCGGGGCGGAGGCCAGCAGGGCCTCGGCGATGGGCTGGCGCACCGCCAGCAGCTCCTCCTCGCTCAGGCGGGGGCCGCCCGCGGCGAGGATCCACTGGCGCACCTGGCTGGCGCAGTCGAGCCGCCGGCGGCCCCGCAGGCTGAGCAGCTCGGCGTCATCGAGGCGGCGACCGAAGCGGCTGGCCGCCGCCTGCCAGGCCCGGGCATGGGCGGGTTCGGTGTCCAGCAGCAGACCGTCGAGATCGAAGAGGCAGGCGGCGGGTCGCTGGGGCATCCCCCCAGCCTGCATCAGGACGGATCGTTCTCGGGGTAGCGATCCTCCAGGGCGGTCTCCAGGGTGGTGAGCAGCAGCACCAGGGCGGCCCGCTCATCGAGTTCGCTGCCGCTCACCTCGCTGATCCAGCGGTGGCAGAGCCCCTCGATCTGCTGGAACAGGGCGGTGCCGCCCCGCAGCAGGGTCATCACCTTCTCGACGTTGTCCTCATCGATGTCTGGCGGCAGCCCCACCACGTAGCGGCGACCATCGTCCCCCACGTAGGTGAGGTTGCCGTCGGCATCCAGCGTCGGGCCGGCATGGGGCGTGATCGGCTGCTCCTCCATGGCCTTCCGCTCCAGTCCCGTGGGGTCGTCCCCTGGCTAACGCCGCCACGCGATCTTGCCAAGCAGGGATGAGCAGCCCTGATCGGCCGGGCGGATGGTCCGGACGGCCCGGCTCTCAGCGGTTCAGCCGCTGCATCCGCCAGGTGACGAAGGTGCCGATCGGGCTCCAGAGCAGGAACGGCACCAGCAGCAGAGCGGCCTCTGGCGAGACGGGCCGCAGCGCCAGAGTCAGTCCCAGGCCCCAGATCCAGCCGGCCAGGCCCGCCGCCGTTCCCCAGGCCAGCCGGCGGGTGCGGCAGATCAGCAGCGTGAAGCTCTGCACCAGAACCAGCAGCACCAGATAGCCCACCATGGCCAGCGGGGCCGCCGCCCCCCCGGCCCGCCAGCGGAGCAGGGCCGAGGCGTAGAAGCAGAGGTAGATCAGCGACCAGATCAACGGGATCCAGCGCTCGAAGGTGAGCCAGCGGGGGCGCCGCAGCCGCAGGAACCAGGCGAACTGCTGGCGGCTCGGAGTGAGGACGGCGATCACCAGGCCCATCACCAGCAGGATCGTCAACCAGGCGGGCATGGGAGGGGGGCGGAGGCCTCCAGCGTGGCCCGGCTGCGGTTGAATGCACCATGCCCCAGCCTGCCCGGCAGGCCTCGCCATGACCCAGGACTCCTCCCCCACCATCGAGTCGGTGCTCCAGGAAGAGCGGCAGTTCGCCCCGCCGCCCCAGCTGGCCGCCGAGGCCCGCATCGGTTCGATGGCGGCCTACCAGGCTCTGGCGGCACACGCCGAAGCCGATCCGGACGGCTTCTGGGGCGAGGCGGCCCGGTCGGAGCTGCACTGGTTCAAGCCCTTCGACACGGTGCTCGACTGGAGCAACCCGCCCTTCGCCCGCTGGTTTGAGGGTGGCACCACCAACCTTTCGTACAACTGCCTCGATCGCCATCTGGACGGCCCCCGCGCCGACAAGACGGCCCTGATCTGGGAGGGGGAACCGGGCGACGTGCGCCGCTTCACCTACCGCGAACTGCATACCGAGGTCTGCCGTGCCGCCAACGCCCTCAAGGCCCTCGGTGTGGGCAAGGGGGATCTGGTGGCCCTGTACATGCCGATGGTGCCGGAGGCGGCCATCGCCATGCTGGCCTGCGCCCGCATCGGGGCTCCCCACTCGGTGGTGTTCGGCGGCTTCTCGGCCGAGGCCCTGCGTGACCGCCTGATCGACGGGCAGGTGAAGCTGGTGATCACCGCCGACGGCGGTTTCCGCAAGGACAAGGCCGTGTCCCTCAAGCCCGCGGTGGACCAGGCCCTGGCAGAAGGATGCCCCAGCGTCGAGCACGTGCTGGTGGTGCGCCGCACCGGCGAGGCCACCGCCTTTGAGGCCGGACGTGACGTCTGGTGGCACGAGCTGGTGGACGGCCAGAGCGCCGACTGCCCCGCCGAGCCCATGGCCAGCGAGGACCGGCTGTTCGTGCTGTATACCTCCGGCTCCACCGGCAAGCCCAAGGGGGTGGTGCACACCACCGCGGGCTACAACCTCTGGGCCCACCTCACCTTCCAGTGGATCTTCGACATCCGCGAGGACGACATCCACTGGTGCACCGCCGATGTGGGCTGGATCACCGGCCACAGCTATATCGTCTACGGGCCGCTCTCCAACGGCGCCACCACGCTGATGTACGAGGGGGCGCCCCGCCCCTCCAAGCCCGGAGCCTTCTGGGAGGTGATCCAGAAGCACGGGGTGACGATCTTCTACACCGCCCCCACCGCCATCCGGGCCTTCATGAAGAGCGGCCGCGCGGTGCCGGATCAGTACGACATGGGCTCGCTGCGGATCCTGGGCACGGTGGGCGAGCCGATCAATCCCGAGGCCTGGATGTGGTACCGGGATGTGATCGGCGGCGACCGTTGCCCCGTGGTGGACACCTGGTGGCAGACCGAAACCGGCGGGGTGATGATCAGCCCCCTGCCCGGGGCCACCCCCACCAAGCCGGGATCGGCCACCCTGCCCCTGCCCGGCATCGCCGCCGACGTGGTCGACCTGGAGGGCAACAGCGTGCCGACGGGGCAGGGGGGCTACCTGGCGGTGCGGCGTCCCTGGCCCGGGATGATGCGCACCGTCCACGGCGACCCGGAGCGTTTCCGCCGCAGCTACTGGGAGCACATCCGCCCCGCCGACGGCAGCTGGCTCTACTTCGCCGGCGACGGCGCCCGCCGCGATGCGGACGGCTACTTCTGGGTGATGGGCCGGGTCGATGACGTGATCAACGTCTCCGGCCACCGGCTGGGCACGATGGAGATCGAATCGGCCCTGGTGAGCCACCCGTCGGTGGCGGAGGCGGCGGTGGTGGGCCGGCCCGACGAACTCAAGGGGGAGGGGATCGTCGCCTTCGTCACCCTTGATGTCGGCCTGGAGGGCGATGCGGCCCTGGAGGCCGAGCTGCGCCGCCATGTGGGGCTGGAGATCGGCCCGATCGCCCGGCCTGACGTGATCCGCTTCACCGATGCGCTGCCCAAGACCCGCAGCGGCAAGATCATGCGCCGCATCCTGCGGTCCCTGGCGGCGGGGGAGGACGTCAGCGGCGACACCTCCACCCTGGAGGACCGTTCGGTGCTCGATGCCCTGAGGGTGTGAGGGCGCAGGCCTGGTCGGGTGGCCTCAGGCCGTCCTGGACCAGGCGCAGATCTGCTCGGCCAGCCGCTCCATGGACCGCTGGCGGGCTGGATCATCGGCCCATTCCCCCAGAAACTGCTTGCGCAGGCCTCCACTGGCCGGGGTGAGGTGGTCCCCCGGCAGCTCCAGCAGGGTGGAGGCATCGCTTGCCCTGGCCTGCAGCACGCCGATCAGCCGGCCGCTCTGGTCGATCGTGTCGCGGCTGAAGCGCACCACCAGGTTGCGGGGCTGGCGGTAGCTGCTGCCGATCTGCCGCAGGGTGTCCTCCGGGGAGGGGCTGAACTCGCTGCGGAAGCGGAACTGCTGGCCCAGCTCCGCCAGGAAGGGGATCGAGCGCTCGGCGGAGAAGTTGTTGAAGCTGAGGGCCACCAGGCCATCGCAGCGACGGCCGCCGTCGGGGGCGAGCAGATGCAGCTTGCAGCCGAGGCTGTGGCCCAGCCGGATCAGGGGGGAGGCGGCCCCGCCGGGGGCCAGCGGCTCCGGCTCCCGTTCCCGTTGCTGGCGGAACAGGCGCCAGGCGGCGTTGGCCTGGGCCTGGTGGTCGAATCCCGGCACGTAGCTCCAGGCGTGGATCCGCCAGCCCCGCGTCGCCAGCGCCTCGAGACAGCGTCGGTAGCTCAGCTGGGGGGTGGCGGCCAGGTAGCTGCCGCCGATGAACTCGATCAGCCCGCGGGGCCGCCCCGGCGACTCCAGCCGCCAGAGCTCCCCCTGCTGTCGCCATGCCGTCATCGTCCGCTCCCCCCGTGCTGGATCGCGAGCCGGCTCAGGAGGCCTGGAGGCCGCGCAGGGCATCGAGGGCCTCGCGCCGGTGGGCCGGGCCGTCCAGCAGGTTGTTGAACACGTGGCGGATCACCCCTGTCGCGTCGATGACGTAGGTGACCCGTCCGGGCAGCAGCCCCAGCACGCTGGGAACGCCGAAGGCCTTGCGCAGCCGGTTGCCCCCATCCACCAGCAGGGGGAAGGGCAGCCGGTGGCGGTTGGCGAAGCGCCGGTGGCTGGAGGCATCGTCGCCGCTGACGCCCCACACCTCGGCCCCGAGCGCCTGCAGGTCGGCGTAGCTGTCGCGGAAAGCGCAGGCCTCCATGGTGCAGCCGGGGGTCTCGTCCTTGGGATAGAAGAACAGCACCAGGGCCCTACCCTCCAGGCGGTCGCTTCGGCGCTCGGTGCCGTCCTGGTCGGGGAGGGCGATCAGGGGGGCGGTGTCGCCGGGGGCGAGGGCTGGGGCCACGGAGCGGGGGACGGGGCAGGATCGACCGACTCTAGGAAGCCGGCACCGGCGGGGTCGGGCACGGGGCCGCAGGGTGGGGCCGGAGGGGTGGGCCTGGAAGGCCTTGCCCGGCTTGCGACCATGGGGCAGCGTGCGGATGGCGCCGATGCAGGAGCAACCCGGTCTCTGGCAGCAGAACGACCTGCTGGGCCTGGCGGCCCCCGTCGAACCGCCGCGGCCCGTTGCCATCACCCTGCCGGCCTGCGCGGGACGTCCCCAGCGGGCCCTTCCCCGGGCTCCCGAGACCCTGCTGATCCTCGACACCGAGACCACGGGCCTCTCCACCCTCCATGGGCAGTGCATCGAGGTGGGGGCGATCCTGTTCCACGTGCCCCACCGGGCCGTGCTCACCCAGGTGTCGTTCCTGCTGCCTTGCCCGGCCAACGCCGCCGAGGCCATCAACGGCATCCCCGCCGCCGTGACGCGGCTGGAGCAGCCCCGGCAGGAGGCCCTGGCCTGTTTCTCGGCCATGGCCGCCGCCTGTGACGCCGTGGTGGCCCACAACGCCGCCTTCGATCGCCAGTGGTTCGGCCTCGGGCCCCTGCCGCCCCTGGAGCGCCCCTGGATCTGCTCGATGGAAGACATCCGCTGGCCGGCCGAGCGCCAGCTGCGCAGTACCCCCTCGGTCCGCGATCTGGCCCTGGCCTATGGGGTTCCCGTGTGGGCCGCCCACCGGGCCCTCACCGACTGCATCTACCTGGCCCAGGTGTTCGAGCGCTGTGGCGATCTGGAGGCGCTGCTGCTGGCCGCCCTGGAGCCCCGCAGCCTCTATCGCGCCGAACTGCCCTACGCCGAGCGTCACCGCGCCAAGGAGGCCGGTTTCCGCTGGAACGAGGCCGTGCCGCGCGCCTGGAGCCGCCGACTGAGCCGGCGGGAAGTGGAGGCGCTGCCCTTCCCCGTCGAGCTGGTGGCGGATCCGATTCCTGCCGATCGGCTGGCCCACAGCGCCTGAGGCCGGCGGCGACTCGGCCGGGACTCTTCCGTTTTTGTTTCGATGCTTGAAGCAGAACCGGGGATCCCGGGCGCTGCTGCCCAGCCTCCCCACCCTTGGGTTGTTCTTCCGGCGTCGGAGCCATGGTCACCCGGTCGCCGACCGGCTCCGCTGATGGCGGTGACCCCGCCCAGCAGTGCGTGCGTCGCTGGCAGACGGCCCGGACCTGGGCGCGGCTGATCCGGGAAGCGGAAGCCCTCTGGCGGGTCGATGTGCGGGCCCTGCGCCGGCTGGCGTCCCAGGAGCTGTTCCAGCTGGTGCAGGAGGTGCCCCCCCGGCTGCGGCGACGGGTCAACCTCTGGCTGGTCCGCTTCAACGTGCTCACCCGCCTGCGCTGAGGCCGACCGTCGGTGTCACGGGGAACTGGGGAGGGGCAAAAAAAATCAGCTGACGGGATCAGCTGACGGGAAGGAAAACCACCGACACCCCCGGAGGGTGAACGTTCGGCGGACCGGCTCAATCGGAGCGGCGGGATTTGAACCCACGACCCCCACTACCCCAAAGTGGTGCGCTACCAAGCTGCGCTACGCCCCGGCGGCATGAAGCTATCACAGCGTCCTGGGGGTCCCGCGCCGCCTGGAGAGCCGTCGCATCAGGCAGTTGGTGAGCCGCTGGCGGGCCATGCCCGCGTAGCCCTGGATGTGCTCGCGACGGGCCAGCAGCCGCAGTTCCGCCAGTCCCATGGTGGCCAGCTGCAGTTCCGGCAGCCGCTGCCAGGCCATCGACGGCAGGGGCAGCTCCGAGCCCCCGCGACCCTCCGGGAAGCCCTTCAGGGCCCCACCGGCCATCCATTCGGGCACCAAAACGAACAGCACCGCCAGCAGGCCGTAGAGCTCCACCAGCCCTCTGGGCAGCGGATGCAGCTGGCGCTTCGGCGGGTCCTGCTCCTCGGCGGGGTCTCTCACGGCAGGAAGGCCGCCGCCGGGGCTCCCGGCAGCAGGGCACTGGGGCCCCCCTGGCGCCACTGCAGCGGAGGCTCCCCGGAGGGGTTCAGGCGCACGGTCCAGAAGGCCAGGGCGAAACAGATCCCCACCGCGGCGATCAGGGCCACGATCACGACCCGATCGGAGAGGGGCTTCATACCTGTTCGCTGCGCACGCAGATCCGTTTGATGGGCAGCTGCTCGAGGGTGAGTTCATCGCCCCGCAGGATCACCCGCAGGGACTCGTTCTGATAGCGCAGGCCCGGCGCATCGGAGGTCTCCCGGAACAGGGTGGCGCGGGTGCGGCCGGCGATCAGGGAGGCCTGGGAGGCGTTGCGCTCAAGCACCACCGAGAGGCGGTCACCGCAGAGGAACCGTTCGCGGATGTCGTAGTTCTCCCACCACGGGGACTGCATCGCCAGCAGCGGCAGAAGTCCGAGCGCGAGCAGCGGGGGGGCGGCCATGGCGGAGGCGGTCAGACGAGGGCGATCGGCGCATTGTCGCCGCGAAGGACGCAATGGGGGATGGCCCAGTCATAGCTTTCCCACACGCGGGCGGGAAGGAGGTAGGTGGCGCCGGGAAAGTCGCCCAGGGGAATCCCGGTGGGCTGGGCGGAGCAGTAGGGACGGCTGCCGGGCTTGGCCAGGTACTGCTGGTGATACGGCTCGGCGAAGTGGAACCGCTGGCCAGTGGCGATCTCCGTGGTGATCCGGCCGCCGCCGGCGGCGTCGAGGGCGCTCTGATAGGCCTGGCGGCTCGCTTCGGCCAGGGCGAGCAGCTCCGGGTCATCGACGAAGATGGCCGAGCGGTACTGGCTGCCCCGGTCATTGCCCTGGCGGTTGCCCTGGGTGGGGTCGTGGCACTCCCAGAACAGCTTGAGCAGGTCGGCGAAGGAGACCCGGGCGGTGTCCCAGACCACCCGCACCACCTCGGCGTGGCCGCTGCGGCCGCTGCACACCTGCTCGTAGGTGGGGGAGGCGAGCTGGCCGCCGGCGTATCCCACGGCGGTGGTGATCACCCCGGGAAGCCGCCAGAAGCCCTTCTCCGCTCCCCAGAAACAGCCGCAGCCGAACTGGGCCTCGGCCTGGCCCACCGCCGCTGGGGCCATCAAGGGGGTGCCGAGAACCACATGCAGGGCGCTGCCTCCCGCAGGGTTAGTTTCGCTCGCAGGGCTGCTGAAGAGGCCGAACAAGGGGTTTCGTATCGGGGCAATCAGCCTAGGCAGCGCCCTGTTGGTCCTGCTGCGGTACCAGGGCGATGTGGTTCAGCAGGGTGGTGATGAAGGCGAACAGCAGGAAGGGCAGCGACAGCACCAGGATCAGCCCTACCCCCACCAGGGCGAACAGGGGCCGGCTCGCCCCCATCAGGGCCAGACCCGCCGCCAGGCTGACGAAGATCACCGCCATCCAGATCAGCACCTGGGCGTAGATGTCACCGAAGGTCAGGGTGCAACGAACGTTGTATGGCTGCTGGCTGAGGAACGACGGGGTGGGGGCCATGGGAACGGCGTGGCAGGCGTTGAGGAAACCACGGCCATTCCAGATAAGCCCAGCCGGCGGCCCGGATGCGGGCTGCTCAACAACTGTTTGAAACCGCCCCTCGCGGCCAGCAGGCAAAGGCGACTCAGGCGGCCTGGAGCTGGCGGTCGGCCTCCTCCCGGTCCCAGAGCCGGCGGTAGGTGCCCTCCTGCTGGAGGAGGTCGTTGTGGTGCCCCTCCTGGACGAGGTGGCCCGCCTCCAGCACCAGGATCCGGTCGCAGGCCGCCGCGGCCGAGAGCTGGTGACTGATCATCACCACCGTCCGCCGCTGCTCCTCGCGCACCGAGCGCAGGATGCCCGCGGCAGTGGTGTTGTCGACGCTGGCCAGGGCGTCATCGAGCACCAGCAGGGGGGCGTCCACCAACAGGGCCCGCCCAAGGGCGGTGCGCTGGCGCTGTCCGCCGCTGAGGGTGATGCCCCGCTCCCCCACCAGGGTGCGGTAGCCGTCGGGGAAGCCCTTGATGTCCCCCTCCAGGCGGGCCTGGCGGGCGGCCTCCTCGACCCGGTCCATGCCGGCCTCCGGATCGCCGTAGCGCAGGTTGTCGGCCAGGCTGGCGGTGAACAGATAGCCCTCCTGGGGCACCAGGGCCACCTGGCGGCGCAGGTCGCTGAGCCGCAGCCGCGTCACGTCGACACCGTCCAGGAAGAGCTGGTCGGGCGGCACCTCCACCATCCGGCCGAGGGCCCGGGCCAGGGTGGTCTTGCCGCAGCCCACCGGGCCCACCACCGCCACCAGTTCCCCGGGGCGGATCGTGAAGCTGAGCTTCTCCAGGGATGGCTGCGCCGCCCCCGGATACCGGACCGTGAGCCCCCGGGCCACGACCGCCCCGAGGGCCGGCCGGGCCGGGGGCAGGGGATCGGCGGGGGAGACGATGGCGGGGGGATGGCTCAGCAGGGATTCCACCCGCTCCAGGCTCACCTGGCCGGTCTGGAAGGTGTTGAGGGTGAATCCAAGCAGGGCCGTCGGGAACACCAGGCGCTCCACGAACAGGATCAGGGCCACCAGATCGCCGATGCTCAGCCGACCGTTCTCCAGCTGGCCGCTGCCCAGGGCCAGCAGCAGCAGCAGACTCAGGGAGGCGATCCCCTCCAGCATCGGAAACAGGGTGCTGCGGGTGCGCGCCAGGGAGAGCTGGGCGTCCAGATACACCTTGTTGAGGTCGGCGAAGGCCTTTTCCTCGGTGACCTCCTGGCCATAGATCTTGATGGCGCCGATGCCGCTGAGGTCCTCCTGGACCAGGTCGCTGAGGTTGGCCAGCACCTCCTGCTGGCGCCGCTGCTGCTTCATCATGCGGCCGCCGAACAGGCGCACCACCATCAGCATCCCCGGATAGAGGGAGACGGCCGCCAGGCTCAGCAGCGGATCGATCGCCAGCATCGCCGGCAGGGTGAGCGCGTAGGCCAGCACCGTGTTGGTGAGGCTGAGCAGGGCGAAGCCCAGAAGCCGCCGGATGTTCTCCACATCGCTGGTGGCCCGGCTGATCACCTCGCCGCTGCCGGTGGTCTGCACCCAGCCGGGGTCCTGGGTGAGCACGTGGTCGAAGATGCGCTCCTTGAGGCTCGCCTCCACCTGGCGGCCCACCCCGAACACCAGCATCCGGGAATAGAGACGGGTGGCCCCCATCACCGTGGCCATCACGATGATCAGCCCGGCCACGCCCAGCACGTCCGCCAGCACAAAGCCCGGCTTGAGCTCGTTGATCGACTGCCGCACCACCAACGGGATCGCCACGCCCAGCAGGTTCACCACCACTAGGGCGGCGGCCCCCACGAGCACCGTGCGTCTGTGGGGCCGTAGGTACCGCCCGATCAGATCCAGCCGCAGGGCAGCCATGCAGGAAGGCGGGGCAAGGGGGTCCCTAACCTAGGCATCCTTCCCCTGGCCCCCGGGCCGCCCGGGCCATGGACGACCAGAACCACCCCCTTCATGCCATCGACCGGGAGACGGTCGACCGGCTGCTGGCGGTGGAGCGCCCCGAGGACGGCCACCTGGTGGATGCGGCCCGGCTACTGATGCGCTATGCGGGCTTTCCCGGCGCCGCCGACATCCGTGACGATCTGGAGCGGATCCTGCGCCTCTGGGGTCTGGACGTCGCGGCGCTCCATGCCCGCACCCGGGCCATCTGGGCGGCCGGGTTCCGGCCCGGTTCCGCGCCGGTGGCCGAAGCGGTGGGCTCAGGCTTCGACACCGCCTCCGACGACGCCAGCTGAGGGCTGGCGGCCGGCCAACTTGGCCCGTTGGTCAGAACGGCCCACTTCGGGCGATAGTGGGAGCGTCCCCATCACCCGGCCCGGCGTGCTCTGCACCCGGGCTTTTTTCTTGCGCGCCTTACTCCCCTTCCGGCCCATGGCCGGACTCCCGTAAGTTGCCGCTGATGCTTCAGCGTTCGGTGATGTCCGCCTCCCCCACCTGGCCCCAGCTGCTGGAGCAGCTCCTCAACGGCCGGGATCTCCAGGCCGACCAGGCCGCGGCCCTGATGCGGGGTTGGCTGGACGGCAGCATCGACCCGGTGCTCACCGGAGGCCTGCTGGCCGCCCTGCGGGCCAAGGGCACCAGCGGCGAGGAACTGGCGGCGATGGCCGCCGTCCTGCGGCAGGCCTGCCCCCTGCCGGGTGAGCGGCCGCCGCTGGAGCTGATCGACACCTGCGGCACCGGCGGCGCCGGCGCCGACAGCTTCAACATCTCCACCGCCGTGGCCTTCACGGCCGCCGCCTGTGGCGCCCATGTGGCCAAGCACGGCAACCGCAGCGCCAGCGGCCGGGTCGGTTCAGCCGACGTGCTCGAGGCCCTCGGCCTCGACCTGGGGGCTCCCCTGGCCGCGGTGGTGGAGGCCCTGCCGCGCACCGGCGTCACCTTCCTGTTCGCCCCGGGTTGGCATCCGGCCCTGGTGGGCATGGCCCCCCTGCGCCGCACCCTCGGTGTGCGCACCGTCTTCAACCTGCTGGGACCGCTCGTCAATCCCCTGACGCCCGAGGCCCAGGTGTTGGGTGTGGCCCGGCCCGACCTGCTCGATCCGATGGCCGACGCCCTGCGCCGCCTCGGCCAGCGCCGGGCCGTCGTCGTCCACGGCCACGGCGGCCTCGATGAGGCCACCCTCTCGGGCCCCAGCGAGCTGCGCCTGCTGGAGGACGGTGAGGTACGTCGCGACTGGCTCGACCCCGCAGCGCTGGGGCTGGCCCCGGCGGATCTGGAGGCCCTCAAGGGTGGGGATGTGGCCGCCAACCGCGCGATCCTCGAGGCAGTCCTGCAGGGCGGCGGCACCCGGGCCCAGGCCGATGTGGTGGCCCTGAACGCGGCTCTGGTGCTGTGGGCCGCGGGGCTGGAGCCGTCCATCGCCGCGGGTCTGGAGCGGGCCCGCCAGGCCCTGGGCGACGGCAGCGCCTGGGCCAGGCTGGAGGCGTTGCGCGGCGCTCTGGCGGGGTCTGAAGGATGATCGGGATTCCTGCCGACGCCCCCCTGGACACCCCACAGGCGGCCCCCGAGGCCCCCAGCAGCGATGGCGGCACGCCGGCCGTGCTCGTTCTGGCCGATGGCACCGTGCTGCGGGGGCTGGCCTGCGGCGCCCGCGGCCATGTCTGCGGCGAGGTGGTCTTCAACACCGGCATGACCGGCTACCAGGAGGTGCTCACCGACCCCAGCTACGCCGGCCAGCTGGTCACCTTCACCTACCCCGAACTCGGCAACACCGGCGTCAACGGCGAGGACCTGGAGGCCGACCACGCCCACGCCCGCGGCTGCATCCTGCGCCAGCTCGCCCCCCGGCCCAGCAGCTGGCGCTGCGAGGAGACGCTCGACCACTGGCTGGTGCGCCAGGGGGTGGTGGGCATCCGGGGTGTCGATACCCGGGCCCTCGTGCGCCATCTCCGGGAAGGCGGCGCCCTCAACGGCGCCATCGCCAGCGACGGCACCCACCCGGCCACGTTGCTGGATCAGGTGCGGGCCGCCCCTTCCATGGACGGCCTCAATCTGGCGGCCCAGGTGAGCACGCGGGAGCCCTACACCTGGGACCGCAGCTGTACGGCCGCGTTCGACACCCGGCTCCAGCCCCGTCCCGACCGTCCCTACCGGGTGGTGGCGATCGATTTCGGCATCAAGCGCGCCATCCTGGAGCGCCTGGTGGCCCACGGCTGTGCGGTCACCGTGCTGCCGGCGGACGCCACCCTGGATCAGGTGCTGGCCCTGGAGCCGGAAGGGGTGTTCCTCTCCAACGGCCCCGGAGATCCAGCCGCCGTGGCCGAGGGGATCGCCCTGGCCAGGGATCTGCTGCAGCTGCCGCAGCTGCCGCTCTTCGGCATCTGCCTCGGCCACCAGATCCTCGGCCTGGCCCTGGGGGGCCGCAGCTTCAAACTCGGCTACGGCCACCGCGGCCTCAACCACCCCTGCGGCTCCCCCGGGTCGGTGGAGATCACCAGCCAGAACCACGGCTTCGCCCTCGATGCGGCCTCCCTGCCGTCCGAGCGGGTGGCGATCACCCACCTCAACCTCAACGACCGCACCGTGGCCGCCCTGGCCCTGCGTCATCAGCCCGTCTTCGGCATCCAGTACCACCCGGAGGCCAGCCCCGGTCCCCACGACGCCGACCACCACTTCGCCCGGTTCGTGGCGC
This genomic stretch from Cyanobium gracile PCC 6307 harbors:
- the trpD gene encoding anthranilate phosphoribosyltransferase; protein product: MSASPTWPQLLEQLLNGRDLQADQAAALMRGWLDGSIDPVLTGGLLAALRAKGTSGEELAAMAAVLRQACPLPGERPPLELIDTCGTGGAGADSFNISTAVAFTAAACGAHVAKHGNRSASGRVGSADVLEALGLDLGAPLAAVVEALPRTGVTFLFAPGWHPALVGMAPLRRTLGVRTVFNLLGPLVNPLTPEAQVLGVARPDLLDPMADALRRLGQRRAVVVHGHGGLDEATLSGPSELRLLEDGEVRRDWLDPAALGLAPADLEALKGGDVAANRAILEAVLQGGGTRAQADVVALNAALVLWAAGLEPSIAAGLERARQALGDGSAWARLEALRGALAGSEG
- the carA gene encoding glutamine-hydrolyzing carbamoyl-phosphate synthase small subunit produces the protein MIGIPADAPLDTPQAAPEAPSSDGGTPAVLVLADGTVLRGLACGARGHVCGEVVFNTGMTGYQEVLTDPSYAGQLVTFTYPELGNTGVNGEDLEADHAHARGCILRQLAPRPSSWRCEETLDHWLVRQGVVGIRGVDTRALVRHLREGGALNGAIASDGTHPATLLDQVRAAPSMDGLNLAAQVSTREPYTWDRSCTAAFDTRLQPRPDRPYRVVAIDFGIKRAILERLVAHGCAVTVLPADATLDQVLALEPEGVFLSNGPGDPAAVAEGIALARDLLQLPQLPLFGICLGHQILGLALGGRSFKLGYGHRGLNHPCGSPGSVEITSQNHGFALDAASLPSERVAITHLNLNDRTVAALALRHQPVFGIQYHPEASPGPHDADHHFARFVALMAERR